The following coding sequences are from one uncultured Desulfobacter sp. window:
- a CDS encoding HD domain-containing phosphohydrolase, with translation MMDKLILKEEDGVLKRDTRSSPWKILVVDDEEGVHLVTTLALKNFIFDNKNLLLFHAYSAAQALEYLIEHSDTAIMLLDVVMESEHAGLKLVKKIREDLNNKTTRIVLRTGQPGQAPEREVIQNYDINGYKTKTELTANKLFTLMYATLRSYRDIITLERSRKGLEKLIVASRGISSRGALAEFIRVTVEQLTHLLNIEETTIFSCKVTGYVLLEQCLEVYSPENPLGESCITVTDLPEGKRNIISSAITEQKNIFEKDKFVVYCSNKNQIVLFFAQINQVLSDLDIRLLNIFTENLIVTLDNIQLNEAITDSQKEMVYRLGEVVESRSKETGNHVKRMAHYSELLALLVGLDKTEAELIKTASPMHDIGKIAIPDAILTKPGKLNAEEWRIVKTHPKRGYDILKQSSLVVMNISAIIALTHHEKWDGTGYPKGQKGTDIHIYGRITAIADVFDALGSERCYKEAWPLDKIIALFKSERGKHFDPLLTDLFLENLDKFLVIRDKFVD, from the coding sequence ATGATGGACAAACTTATACTAAAAGAAGAAGACGGTGTCCTGAAACGTGACACCAGGTCTTCTCCATGGAAAATTCTGGTCGTGGATGATGAAGAAGGCGTTCACCTCGTAACAACACTGGCACTCAAAAATTTCATCTTTGATAACAAAAACTTATTATTATTCCATGCGTACTCTGCGGCCCAGGCCCTTGAATATCTTATTGAGCATTCCGATACCGCCATCATGTTACTCGATGTGGTCATGGAATCCGAACATGCAGGATTAAAACTGGTAAAAAAAATCCGGGAAGATCTCAACAACAAAACCACCCGGATTGTTTTAAGAACCGGTCAGCCGGGGCAGGCACCGGAACGCGAAGTCATCCAGAACTATGATATCAACGGCTACAAGACCAAAACCGAGTTGACCGCGAACAAGTTGTTTACCCTGATGTATGCCACATTAAGATCCTATCGCGATATTATTACCCTGGAAAGAAGCCGCAAGGGGCTGGAAAAACTCATTGTGGCATCCAGGGGAATCTCTTCACGGGGGGCACTGGCCGAATTCATACGCGTTACGGTTGAGCAGTTGACCCACCTGCTTAACATTGAAGAGACCACTATTTTTTCCTGCAAGGTCACAGGATACGTCCTGTTAGAGCAATGTCTGGAGGTCTATTCTCCAGAGAATCCCCTAGGCGAAAGCTGCATAACCGTAACGGATTTACCCGAAGGGAAACGAAATATCATTTCATCTGCCATTACCGAGCAAAAAAATATTTTTGAAAAAGATAAATTTGTTGTCTATTGCTCAAATAAAAATCAGATTGTTCTGTTTTTTGCCCAAATTAATCAGGTGCTGTCCGATCTTGATATTCGCCTGCTGAATATCTTTACTGAAAACCTGATTGTAACCCTGGATAATATCCAGCTCAATGAGGCAATCACCGACAGTCAAAAGGAGATGGTCTACCGTCTCGGAGAGGTGGTCGAGTCCCGTTCCAAGGAGACCGGAAACCATGTCAAACGCATGGCACATTATTCAGAGCTGCTGGCCCTGCTGGTCGGCCTGGATAAAACCGAGGCAGAATTAATCAAGACCGCTTCGCCCATGCATGATATCGGCAAAATTGCCATTCCCGATGCCATTTTAACCAAACCCGGAAAATTGAATGCCGAGGAGTGGCGGATTGTGAAGACCCACCCGAAACGCGGGTACGACATACTCAAGCAATCGTCCCTGGTCGTGATGAATATCAGTGCCATCATCGCTTTGACCCATCATGAAAAATGGGATGGCACGGGCTACCCCAAAGGACAGAAAGGCACGGATATCCACATTTACGGCCGGATCACCGCCATCGCCGATGTGTTTGATGCCCTGGGAAGCGAACGCTGTTATAAAGAGGCATGGCCCCTGGATAAAATCATTGCCCTTTTCAAAAGCGAGCGGGGTAAGCATTTTGATCCATTGTTAACAGATCTATTTCTTGAAAATCTGGATAAATTTCTGGTGATCAGGGATAAATTTGTTGACTGA
- a CDS encoding HDOD domain-containing protein, producing the protein MAHLIKITDIIENAGSLLTLPDICMQLKRLVADPASSMEDLSGLISKDPALTARLLKIVNSPLYYFPRRISSVAEAIPLIGASQLYTLALATTAAAIIQTVGGGYIEVKTLWKKAVYSGINAKAINPNNSQDGETLFVAGLLSNIGALAVIKHAPEIALTAIGPPNKGQFHWQREKEVLGFTVAEVSGALLKSWNLPDDIVVPVSCQHTPDTRNPYFVSCCILHVAVRLAWDIVEKPQGASADYRKAISKEHLAQLGLDDETLETKVSEINEFAPEIVNLFKI; encoded by the coding sequence TTGGCTCATTTAATCAAAATCACTGATATTATAGAAAATGCCGGATCATTATTAACACTGCCGGATATCTGTATGCAGCTCAAACGCCTGGTTGCAGATCCGGCGTCATCAATGGAAGATCTCTCCGGGTTGATCTCTAAAGATCCGGCTCTGACCGCAAGATTATTGAAAATAGTAAACAGTCCCCTCTATTACTTCCCGCGAAGAATTTCCTCGGTTGCCGAAGCGATTCCCCTTATCGGCGCATCTCAACTCTATACCTTAGCACTGGCAACAACCGCTGCGGCCATCATCCAAACCGTTGGCGGAGGCTATATTGAAGTAAAAACCCTTTGGAAAAAGGCCGTTTATTCCGGGATCAATGCCAAAGCCATCAATCCAAACAACTCACAGGACGGTGAAACCCTTTTTGTTGCAGGCCTGCTGAGCAATATCGGGGCATTGGCGGTTATAAAACATGCCCCGGAGATTGCGTTAACAGCCATAGGGCCGCCGAATAAAGGACAATTTCACTGGCAGCGGGAAAAAGAGGTGCTCGGCTTTACGGTGGCCGAGGTCAGCGGGGCTTTGCTCAAATCCTGGAATCTGCCCGATGACATAGTAGTTCCGGTCAGTTGCCAGCACACACCGGACACCCGAAATCCTTATTTTGTCTCCTGCTGCATCCTCCATGTTGCCGTAAGACTGGCCTGGGACATCGTTGAGAAACCCCAGGGCGCATCGGCAGATTATCGAAAAGCAATAAGCAAAGAGCACTTGGCACAACTGGGGCTGGACGACGAAACCTTGGAAACAAAGGTGTCGGAAATCAATGAATTTGCACCGGAAATAGTAAATCTTTTCAAGATTTGA
- a CDS encoding MMPL family transporter: MVNSQKKDKQLNIGLLIITILAAAFMLVVSFQRLHVETDITASLPAHNPVIQDALYFFDHHPIQDRVVISASLGTHDPDRLVKFAARVEKQLSASGLFSSVGMDHYQEIMPELMTLVVKTLPVQFTRAQLESQVAPQLTPDAVRETLSQTYNRLLSLDEVGTSEYIALDPLGLKNIVLARLKSLAPVDHFNIYKGRLLSQDSRHCMIMATPKGSGTDSKFAARAMDLIRDIQNKAQTQFIQPGEHPRLTSVGAFRAAYDNERIIKKDVQTAIFIATAAIIILLFLAFPRPWIGILALVPAMFGTIAGLFAYSLLYDNISLIVLGFGGAIISITIDHGITYLLFLDQPRKTSGRQASTEVRAVGLVATLTTVCAFLSLGMSDFKILEELGKFTALGMGFSFIFIHSLFPRIVPMLRPAKQRPLPLQRLVNALIIPGNGGAWFALAVTLGLVWFAWPVFHVDLSAMSTVSRETWDADAKFYETWGKGFTGKSHLMLTADSIPALQDLSDQLADKVAAVQTPGVPASGTTLSMIFPGKTKKQKNYEAWVQFWSKERVDTLKQNMGREAERLGFTSDAFDPFLELLAPTDLPDGPITISPSLYPMMGISQPKSANGQWVWTTSLMRNPDVDEKTFYEAFSKAATVFEPQLFSNTLGSILYSTFAKMFFIIAGAVLILLFVFFLDIKLTLITMLPVFFAFIGTLGTMKLSGHDLDIPALMLSIIVFGIGIDFSLFFVRAYQRYRDESHPSVELIRLAVFMAGISTMIGFGVMGLAEHSLLQSAGIASLLGIGFCLGGAFLILPPLLRRYFILSTTASTVCQAPNASAASRILARYRTAEAYPRMFARFKLKLDPMFKELPDILSGKKGVSRIMDIGTGLGVPACFLLERFPRARIFGIEPDPESRRISAMAVFGQGNIDLGGAPDIPSVSGPVHLALMLDMTHFLTPDEFRQTLKKIKSAMAPGGSLIIRAIIPPDKSSTLAWPIEALKLKLKGVVPHYLSVQEITNFINQANFILAETKISGNNAETVWFVAKVSP; this comes from the coding sequence ATGGTAAATTCGCAAAAAAAAGACAAACAGCTGAACATCGGTCTGTTGATCATCACGATCCTTGCTGCGGCATTCATGCTCGTTGTCAGCTTCCAGAGGCTTCACGTTGAAACCGATATCACGGCATCGCTGCCGGCCCACAACCCGGTGATCCAAGATGCCCTTTACTTTTTTGACCACCATCCCATCCAGGACCGGGTCGTGATCAGTGCGAGCCTCGGCACCCATGATCCGGACCGGCTGGTAAAATTCGCCGCCAGGGTCGAAAAACAGCTTTCGGCCTCGGGCCTGTTCAGCAGTGTGGGCATGGACCACTACCAGGAGATCATGCCCGAACTGATGACCCTGGTGGTCAAAACCCTGCCCGTTCAATTCACCCGGGCCCAGCTTGAGAGCCAGGTTGCGCCCCAACTCACACCGGATGCTGTTAGGGAAACATTGTCACAGACCTATAACCGACTATTGAGTCTTGATGAGGTGGGCACATCCGAATATATCGCCCTTGATCCCCTGGGATTGAAAAACATTGTTCTGGCAAGGCTTAAATCCCTGGCCCCGGTGGATCACTTCAACATTTATAAAGGCAGACTGCTGTCCCAGGATTCACGGCACTGCATGATCATGGCCACGCCCAAAGGGTCGGGCACGGACTCTAAATTTGCCGCCCGGGCCATGGATCTGATCCGTGACATCCAGAATAAGGCCCAGACACAGTTTATCCAACCCGGAGAGCACCCCCGTCTCACGTCAGTGGGCGCATTCAGGGCCGCCTATGACAATGAAAGAATCATCAAAAAAGATGTGCAGACCGCCATCTTCATTGCCACGGCAGCCATCATCATCCTGCTGTTTCTGGCCTTTCCCCGGCCGTGGATCGGGATTCTGGCCCTGGTGCCCGCCATGTTCGGCACCATTGCGGGTCTGTTTGCCTATTCGCTGTTGTACGACAATATTTCCCTGATCGTTCTGGGGTTCGGCGGAGCCATCATCTCCATCACCATCGACCACGGCATCACCTATCTGCTGTTTCTGGACCAGCCCCGGAAAACATCGGGCAGGCAGGCGTCCACGGAGGTGCGGGCCGTGGGCCTGGTGGCCACCCTGACCACGGTATGCGCGTTCCTCTCTTTGGGGATGAGTGATTTTAAAATCCTTGAAGAGCTTGGTAAATTTACGGCGCTGGGCATGGGCTTCTCCTTTATATTTATTCATTCCCTGTTCCCCAGGATCGTGCCCATGCTGCGCCCGGCCAAACAGCGGCCCCTTCCCCTCCAACGCCTGGTCAATGCCCTGATCATCCCCGGCAACGGCGGGGCCTGGTTTGCCCTGGCCGTGACACTGGGCCTGGTGTGGTTTGCCTGGCCGGTCTTTCATGTGGATCTGTCCGCCATGAGTACCGTGAGCCGGGAAACCTGGGATGCGGATGCAAAATTCTATGAGACCTGGGGCAAAGGATTTACAGGTAAATCCCACCTCATGCTGACGGCCGACTCAATCCCGGCACTGCAGGACTTAAGCGACCAGCTGGCGGACAAAGTGGCTGCCGTTCAGACCCCAGGCGTACCGGCTTCGGGGACCACCCTTTCAATGATATTTCCGGGAAAAACAAAAAAACAAAAAAATTATGAAGCCTGGGTCCAATTCTGGAGCAAAGAGCGGGTCGATACACTCAAACAAAATATGGGCCGGGAGGCGGAACGCCTCGGTTTTACCAGTGATGCCTTTGATCCGTTTTTAGAATTACTTGCCCCCACCGATCTTCCGGACGGACCAATAACAATTTCCCCGTCCCTCTATCCCATGATGGGCATTTCCCAGCCAAAATCTGCCAACGGCCAATGGGTATGGACCACAAGTCTGATGCGCAACCCGGATGTGGATGAAAAAACGTTTTATGAGGCGTTCAGCAAAGCTGCCACCGTGTTTGAACCCCAGTTGTTTTCTAACACTTTAGGCAGCATTTTATATTCAACCTTTGCCAAAATGTTTTTCATCATTGCCGGGGCGGTTCTGATTCTGCTGTTCGTCTTTTTTCTGGACATCAAACTGACCCTCATCACCATGCTGCCGGTCTTTTTTGCCTTTATCGGCACCCTGGGCACCATGAAGCTTTCAGGGCACGACCTGGATATCCCCGCACTGATGCTCTCCATCATCGTATTCGGTATCGGCATTGACTTCTCGTTGTTCTTTGTACGTGCTTACCAGCGCTATCGAGACGAATCCCACCCATCGGTTGAACTGATACGCCTGGCCGTATTCATGGCAGGAATTTCCACCATGATCGGGTTCGGGGTGATGGGCCTGGCCGAGCATTCGCTTTTGCAAAGCGCAGGCATTGCCTCCCTTCTGGGCATCGGTTTCTGCCTTGGCGGCGCCTTTTTGATCCTGCCGCCCCTGCTGCGCCGGTATTTTATTTTATCCACCACGGCGTCAACGGTGTGCCAGGCCCCAAATGCCTCTGCCGCATCCCGGATTCTTGCCAGGTACCGCACGGCCGAAGCATATCCCAGAATGTTCGCCCGGTTTAAACTGAAACTGGACCCCATGTTCAAGGAACTACCCGACATTTTGTCGGGCAAAAAGGGTGTTTCCCGGATCATGGACATCGGCACAGGCTTGGGCGTTCCGGCCTGTTTTCTTCTCGAACGATTTCCCCGCGCCCGTATATTCGGTATAGAACCTGATCCCGAAAGCCGGCGGATCAGTGCAATGGCAGTCTTCGGCCAGGGAAATATTGACCTGGGCGGCGCCCCGGATATCCCTTCGGTCTCCGGACCTGTGCACCTGGCCCTGATGCTGGATATGACCCATTTTTTAACACCCGATGAATTCAGGCAAACCTTAAAAAAAATCAAGTCAGCCATGGCGCCCGGCGGATCACTCATTATCCGGGCAATTATCCCCCCGGACAAGAGTTCCACACTGGCCTGGCCCATTGAAGCGCTGAAGCTGAAACTAAAGGGGGTGGTCCCCCATTACCTGTCTGTGCAAGAGATCACAAATTTTATCAACCAGGCGAATTTTATCTTGGCAGAGACCAAGATCTCCGGTAACAATGCCGAAACCGTCTGGTTTGTCGCAAAGGTGTCCCCATGA
- a CDS encoding EAL domain-containing protein — protein MKFINEFRKSFNRKLISIFLFVLIIATSLIGISSYQISQKALAEKGKVVLKNSVTQALALIHSEYEKVQAGLISNADAQARIKTILNGPMGPDGTRQLHKNIDLSEHGYFIIYDKKGLEILHPTLEGQNVWDVTDFSDSEHYIVREQIKTALNGGGYTDYAWHLPHSEKIGKKISYAAFSPDWEWIVIATAYELDFVNEATEILYTIVLVTVILVIFTGYAGTIYIKSATKPILDIAKGMKNVTQSRYHTIHPANHNDETKILIDGYNTMIASLEKAKQKITIKNNRLTYLAYNDDLTQLPNRNGLKEYVNQRLDNGCQSGYLAQLDIMGLRLINLTIGYDQGDRVLGLFGKYLGQCKTKSFYPARTGSNEFSIWIEDVAAQEILQVLEEIRHNSKQYILENGYNQILDIYLALAEYDRPQKSFETLYEETTSAMRTARENKSLSLTPFKESMRARVEDELAMRRHLGKAILEKELVPYYQAKVDFTTEKVVGVEALARWISSEMGFVQPNVFIPYINQLNLITQFTDYMIDKVLGDYQALTMKYDADLTISINISPLCFMEKDFTGKIERALDKHAIPPHRLILEITEDIFISDYKKINIIIAKLRQLFVKVSIDDFGTGYSSLNYLKNIHLDEIKLDKSFVDQILDDDKAFYMFETLCNIAQNYGYSIVAEGVETKKQLKKISTTPLKIIQGYLFSKPEPLHMKTASAKSPGSCS, from the coding sequence TTGAAATTTATAAACGAATTTAGGAAATCGTTTAACCGCAAGCTGATATCGATATTTTTATTCGTATTAATCATCGCGACATCGCTCATCGGCATTTCCAGTTATCAAATCTCCCAAAAGGCCCTTGCCGAAAAAGGCAAGGTTGTTCTCAAAAACAGCGTTACCCAGGCATTGGCCTTGATTCATTCGGAATATGAAAAAGTCCAGGCCGGATTAATTTCCAACGCCGATGCACAGGCGCGGATCAAGACAATTTTAAACGGCCCCATGGGGCCGGACGGCACCCGGCAACTACATAAAAATATCGATTTAAGCGAACATGGATACTTTATTATATATGACAAAAAAGGCCTTGAAATTTTGCACCCCACCCTGGAAGGGCAAAACGTATGGGATGTCACCGACTTTAGTGATTCTGAACATTATATTGTCAGAGAACAAATAAAGACGGCCCTCAATGGTGGCGGATATACCGACTATGCATGGCACCTTCCCCACTCGGAAAAAATCGGCAAAAAAATTTCCTACGCGGCGTTTTCCCCGGACTGGGAATGGATTGTTATTGCAACGGCATATGAACTGGACTTTGTAAATGAAGCCACTGAAATTCTTTATACCATCGTACTTGTCACCGTTATACTGGTGATTTTCACCGGTTATGCCGGCACGATTTATATCAAATCAGCGACAAAACCCATACTTGATATTGCCAAAGGGATGAAAAATGTCACCCAGAGCCGCTATCACACAATCCATCCGGCCAATCATAATGATGAAACCAAAATATTAATCGATGGGTACAACACCATGATCGCTTCCCTTGAAAAGGCGAAACAAAAAATCACCATAAAAAATAACCGATTGACCTACCTTGCCTACAACGATGACCTGACACAGCTTCCCAATCGAAACGGCTTGAAAGAGTATGTGAACCAAAGGTTGGACAATGGCTGTCAATCCGGATACCTGGCCCAACTGGACATCATGGGCCTGAGGTTAATTAATTTAACCATAGGATATGATCAGGGAGACAGGGTATTGGGACTCTTTGGCAAGTACCTGGGCCAATGTAAAACAAAGAGCTTTTATCCCGCGCGCACCGGCAGCAATGAATTTTCAATCTGGATAGAAGATGTTGCAGCCCAGGAGATCTTACAGGTACTAGAGGAGATCAGGCATAATAGTAAACAATACATTTTAGAAAACGGTTACAATCAGATACTTGACATATACCTTGCCCTGGCCGAGTACGACAGACCCCAGAAATCCTTTGAGACCTTATACGAAGAGACAACAAGCGCCATGCGAACAGCCAGGGAAAATAAAAGTTTATCACTGACGCCGTTTAAAGAATCCATGAGAGCGCGGGTGGAAGACGAACTTGCCATGCGCCGGCACCTGGGGAAGGCCATTTTAGAGAAAGAGCTGGTCCCCTATTACCAGGCCAAGGTTGATTTCACCACGGAAAAGGTTGTGGGGGTGGAAGCATTGGCACGATGGATTTCCAGTGAAATGGGATTTGTGCAGCCCAATGTGTTTATCCCGTACATCAATCAGCTCAATCTGATCACCCAATTCACCGATTATATGATCGACAAAGTGTTGGGGGACTATCAAGCGTTGACCATGAAATACGACGCCGACCTGACGATATCGATTAACATCTCCCCTTTGTGTTTCATGGAAAAAGATTTTACCGGCAAAATTGAGCGGGCCTTAGATAAGCATGCCATTCCCCCGCACAGATTAATCCTTGAAATAACCGAAGATATTTTTATCTCCGATTATAAGAAAATAAATATAATTATAGCCAAGCTTCGACAGTTGTTTGTCAAAGTTTCCATTGATGATTTCGGCACGGGCTACTCCTCTTTGAATTATCTGAAAAATATCCACCTCGATGAAATCAAGCTTGACAAAAGTTTTGTGGACCAGATTCTTGATGATGATAAAGCATTTTACATGTTTGAGACCCTGTGTAATATTGCCCAAAATTACGGATATTCCATTGTAGCTGAAGGGGTTGAAACCAAAAAACAGCTCAAAAAAATCAGCACCACGCCCCTTAAAATCATTCAGGGCTATCTGTTTTCAAAGCCTGAGCCGCTGCATATGAAAACAGCATCGGCCAAAAGCCCCGGGTCATGCAGTTAA
- a CDS encoding radical SAM protein, whose translation MNICTSHNIGCAGNFEFSKQKIDDAVSGNRLLSMEVELSLRCNFRCSYCYVPHDSYYDNELTLDEIFGVILQAKALGAGKIILLGGEPSIYPHIREVIQFLGDHNLEIEMFTNGTGITPAFGGELHDAGVRVVLKMNSFDEGRQDTLAGKKGAFNIIHNALANLKGAGYPAKDAFLALSTIICRQNRDELTRLWAWIRDNNMAPYFEIITPQGQAKNNPALELNPLELKEVFEEICALDQKRYGIEWEPQPPLMGNQCMRHQFSCTVTSIGNVQPCVGITKSIGNIRKTRLKDILARSQDLRLLKNHRQTLKGYCHTCEKNDTCYGCRGAAFQVTGDILASDPLCWRNPDNLPP comes from the coding sequence ATGAATATCTGTACCAGTCATAACATTGGTTGTGCCGGAAATTTTGAATTTTCCAAACAAAAAATTGATGATGCCGTATCGGGCAACAGGCTTCTCTCCATGGAGGTTGAACTAAGCCTGCGGTGCAATTTTCGATGCAGTTATTGTTATGTGCCCCATGATTCCTATTATGACAATGAACTCACCCTTGACGAAATCTTTGGGGTCATTTTGCAGGCCAAGGCACTTGGGGCCGGAAAGATTATTCTGTTGGGCGGTGAGCCCAGCATCTATCCCCATATCCGGGAGGTCATTCAATTTTTAGGCGACCACAATTTGGAAATCGAAATGTTCACCAACGGCACCGGCATTACCCCGGCGTTTGGGGGCGAACTTCACGACGCCGGGGTCAGGGTTGTCCTGAAAATGAACTCCTTTGATGAGGGCAGGCAGGATACGCTGGCAGGTAAAAAAGGGGCGTTTAATATTATCCACAACGCCCTGGCCAACCTTAAAGGGGCGGGCTATCCGGCCAAAGATGCCTTTCTTGCCCTGAGCACCATTATCTGCCGCCAGAACCGGGATGAACTGACCCGGCTGTGGGCCTGGATCAGGGACAATAACATGGCGCCCTATTTTGAAATCATTACCCCCCAGGGCCAGGCAAAAAACAACCCGGCCCTGGAACTCAATCCCCTTGAACTTAAAGAGGTGTTCGAAGAGATCTGTGCCCTAGACCAAAAGCGCTACGGCATTGAATGGGAGCCCCAGCCCCCGCTCATGGGCAACCAGTGCATGCGGCACCAATTCTCCTGCACCGTCACCTCCATCGGCAATGTCCAGCCCTGCGTGGGCATCACAAAATCCATAGGAAACATACGCAAAACCCGCCTGAAGGATATTCTGGCGCGCTCACAGGATCTTCGCCTGCTTAAAAATCACCGGCAGACCCTCAAGGGGTACTGCCACACCTGTGAAAAGAACGATACCTGTTACGGATGCCGGGGCGCCGCCTTCCAGGTCACCGGTGACATCCTGGCCTCGGACCCCCTGTGCTGGCGTAACCCGGACAATCTGCCCCCCTGA
- a CDS encoding response regulator: MSKHLSNAPPLILTIDDEQIIRNSFTDILEDNGYGVIQAENGHIGIEKIREHKPDLILCDLQMPEINGLEVVRTVKAEFEKIPIIMVSGAGVLNDAIDAVRLGAWDYLVKPLFNLNILLQAVERALGRARLIAENEAYQKNLEEQAVKLQQEIEERKRTEKRLVQSEKMAALGDLVAGVAHEINTPLGIGVTGISYLHDATRSFKKIFTAGDATKTDLENFIEDCEESCQVTLSNLNRAAKLVEGFKQIAVDQSSDEQRFFNVKQYIDEILFSLYPRIKKTQHTIHVDVPEDLDMNSYPGAFSQVLTNLVMNSLLHGFEEMEKGTITITVKNEDRSIILCYEDNGKGMTQNQQKKIFDPFFTTKRGSGGTGLGMHLVFNLVSKKLNGEINCTSTVDKGTFFTITIPLDDKET; the protein is encoded by the coding sequence ATGTCCAAGCATTTATCAAACGCCCCGCCGCTGATACTCACCATTGATGATGAACAGATCATCCGCAACAGTTTTACGGATATACTTGAGGACAATGGCTATGGGGTCATCCAGGCGGAAAACGGCCATATCGGTATAGAAAAAATCCGGGAACATAAACCGGACCTTATTTTATGCGATCTGCAAATGCCTGAAATAAACGGACTTGAGGTGGTCCGTACCGTGAAGGCGGAATTTGAGAAGATCCCCATCATCATGGTTTCAGGCGCAGGGGTGTTAAATGATGCCATTGACGCCGTCCGGTTAGGTGCCTGGGATTATCTGGTGAAACCCCTATTCAATCTGAATATTCTACTCCAGGCGGTGGAAAGGGCCCTGGGACGCGCCAGGCTCATTGCAGAAAACGAAGCATATCAGAAAAATCTGGAAGAACAGGCCGTCAAGCTTCAGCAGGAGATCGAAGAGAGAAAACGCACGGAAAAACGGCTTGTGCAGTCGGAAAAAATGGCGGCCTTGGGGGATCTGGTGGCAGGCGTTGCCCATGAGATCAACACCCCCCTTGGGATTGGGGTCACCGGGATTTCATATCTCCATGATGCCACCAGATCCTTTAAGAAGATATTCACCGCCGGAGACGCCACCAAAACGGATCTTGAAAATTTCATTGAAGATTGTGAAGAATCCTGCCAGGTCACCCTTTCCAATCTGAATCGCGCAGCCAAACTGGTGGAGGGATTTAAACAGATTGCGGTGGACCAGTCCAGTGATGAACAACGCTTTTTTAACGTAAAGCAGTATATTGACGAAATTTTATTCAGTCTCTATCCACGCATCAAAAAGACCCAACATACGATCCATGTGGATGTGCCCGAAGATTTGGATATGAACAGTTATCCGGGAGCCTTTTCCCAGGTATTGACCAACCTTGTTATGAATTCTTTGCTCCACGGATTTGAAGAGATGGAAAAGGGGACAATTACCATCACCGTCAAAAACGAAGATCGTTCAATCATCCTCTGCTATGAAGACAATGGTAAGGGCATGACACAAAACCAGCAAAAAAAAATATTTGACCCTTTTTTCACCACCAAACGCGGTTCCGGCGGTACGGGGCTTGGGATGCACCTGGTTTTTAACCTTGTCAGCAAAAAATTGAACGGCGAAATCAACTGTACAAGTACGGTGGATAAGGGCACATTTTTTACCATCACAATTCCTTTGGATGATAAAGAAACCTAA